One genomic region from Pyrobaculum islandicum DSM 4184 encodes:
- a CDS encoding ATP/GTP-binding protein — MIVVVFGPAGSGKTTLVGEFGRYLSEQEFSVAYVNLDCAVESLPYRPNFDVRNYFTLVDIMRRFGLGPNGALVKSMELLLDLVGEVSSKLEKLGLLYDYVFVDTPGQLELTLFHDAVVKLVESFARRGLALFLTPADMLKRPRDLVFLNLMALAVRVRFEIPLVTVLTKADLLDREFVERLRARVAQGLGGLEEDLVAELASIVDRLEKKQRLIKVSAITREGFDDLQTILHEVFCTCGELT; from the coding sequence GTGATTGTGGTAGTTTTTGGGCCTGCTGGTAGTGGGAAGACTACGTTAGTTGGGGAGTTTGGGAGGTATCTGTCGGAGCAGGAGTTTAGCGTGGCTTATGTAAATCTGGACTGTGCTGTTGAGTCTCTGCCCTATAGGCCGAATTTCGACGTGAGGAACTACTTTACTCTTGTAGACATAATGAGGAGGTTTGGCCTTGGGCCTAATGGGGCTTTGGTGAAGAGTATGGAGCTCCTCCTAGACCTCGTTGGCGAGGTCTCTTCTAAGTTGGAGAAGCTCGGCTTGTTATACGACTATGTATTTGTCGACACGCCTGGCCAGCTCGAGCTTACGTTGTTTCACGACGCCGTGGTGAAGCTCGTCGAGTCTTTCGCCAGGAGGGGTCTTGCGTTGTTTTTGACGCCGGCGGATATGCTCAAGAGGCCTAGAGATTTAGTCTTTCTCAACCTCATGGCGCTGGCAGTTAGAGTGAGGTTTGAGATCCCGCTTGTCACGGTCTTGACGAAGGCCGATTTGTTAGATAGAGAGTTTGTAGAGAGGCTACGCGCCAGGGTTGCGCAGGGGCTTGGCGGGCTTGAGGAAGACCTCGTGGCTGAGCTAGCCTCTATTGTAGATAGGCTTGAAAAGAAGCAGAGGCTTATCAAAGTCTCTGCCATAACTAGAGAGGGTTTTGACGACTTGCAGACAATTCTACACGAGGTCTTCTGTACCTGCGGCGAGTTGACTTAA
- a CDS encoding MDR/zinc-dependent alcohol dehydrogenase-like family protein, whose product MLAARLYGPRDLRVEEIPAPKPERGWALVRTLAVGICGTDKAFYRGTYRLFKTPLVPGHEAVGVAEGGELDGRVVVSEINFACGRCEMCRAGLYTHCPYKRTLGIDFDGGMAEYFVAPLEALHPAEGLDPAAATQVEPLAAVLNALAQVPPPPGAKVAILGTGNVAYLAAQVLRGFDPVVVARRGSAKAHLFRGLGLEVVELGELGEYMAENAPLGFDVVFEATGDPSAINTAIEIARPRGVIHLKSTPGSPAPANLTPAVVKELRIVGTRCGTYREFRHAIKLIREGIVKPLITSVVTGIHNAREAFERALQPNEVKVVLKP is encoded by the coding sequence ATGTTAGCGGCTAGGCTCTACGGCCCGCGCGACTTGCGCGTCGAGGAGATTCCGGCGCCCAAGCCAGAGCGGGGGTGGGCGCTGGTGAGAACGCTGGCGGTGGGGATCTGCGGCACAGACAAGGCCTTCTACAGGGGGACCTACCGGCTGTTTAAGACGCCTCTTGTACCGGGCCACGAGGCGGTGGGGGTGGCGGAGGGGGGCGAGTTGGACGGGAGGGTGGTGGTGAGCGAGATCAACTTCGCCTGTGGTAGGTGTGAGATGTGTAGAGCTGGTCTCTACACGCACTGCCCCTACAAGAGGACGCTTGGGATAGACTTCGACGGGGGGATGGCGGAGTACTTCGTGGCGCCTCTCGAGGCCCTCCACCCCGCCGAGGGGCTGGACCCAGCCGCCGCCACTCAGGTAGAGCCGCTGGCGGCTGTGTTGAACGCCCTTGCCCAGGTGCCGCCTCCGCCGGGGGCGAAGGTGGCTATCCTGGGGACGGGGAACGTGGCCTACCTCGCGGCGCAAGTCCTCCGGGGGTTCGACCCCGTAGTGGTGGCTAGGCGGGGGAGCGCCAAGGCGCACCTCTTCAGGGGGCTGGGGCTGGAGGTGGTGGAGTTGGGCGAGCTGGGTGAGTACATGGCGGAGAACGCGCCGCTGGGGTTCGACGTCGTGTTTGAGGCCACTGGCGACCCCTCTGCGATTAATACGGCTATAGAGATAGCGAGGCCCCGCGGCGTGATACACCTAAAGTCCACCCCCGGCTCCCCCGCCCCCGCCAACCTAACGCCGGCGGTGGTCAAAGAGCTGAGGATAGTGGGCACTAGATGCGGCACATACAGAGAGTTCAGACACGCCATCAAGCTCATTAGAGAAGGCATCGTGAAGCCCCTCATCACCTCCGTAGTAACGGGGATACACAACGCGAGAGAGGCTTTCGAGAGGGCCCTCCAACCCAACGAGGTAAAGGTAGTACTGAAGCCCTAG